From Streptomyces sp. NBC_01754, a single genomic window includes:
- a CDS encoding N-acetylmuramoyl-L-alanine amidase yields the protein MPDDDSPAHASCPTPARRRSVTAAAVLAAVCLTATGCGPGGGTPQGGPPAAGSTSASPRESSPASSPSPALPSAPASGKRLPRGPLTGRTVVIDPGHNPRNREHTREINAQVDVGNGRKECDTTGTATESGYTEAEFTLDVSHRLRNLLEAEGARVVLTHDDDRPFGPCVDERARIGNEAYADAVVSVHADGSAAGNRGFHVILPATVRDGGADTSKIVSPSRDLGERIAGGFRRTTGSAPSNYIGGNTGLDTRDDLGGLNLSTVPKVFIECGNMRDPEDAALLMSADWRQRAATGVADGIGRYLKR from the coding sequence GTGCCTGACGACGACAGCCCTGCCCACGCCTCCTGCCCCACACCCGCGCGCCGCCGCTCCGTGACCGCCGCCGCGGTGCTGGCGGCGGTCTGCCTGACCGCGACCGGCTGCGGCCCCGGCGGCGGGACACCGCAGGGCGGACCGCCCGCCGCGGGCAGCACGTCCGCGTCGCCCCGGGAGAGCTCCCCCGCCTCGAGTCCGTCCCCGGCGCTCCCCTCCGCGCCCGCCTCGGGGAAGCGGCTGCCGAGGGGGCCGCTCACCGGCCGGACCGTGGTGATCGACCCCGGACACAATCCGCGCAACCGCGAACACACCCGGGAGATCAACGCCCAGGTGGACGTGGGCAACGGCCGCAAGGAGTGCGACACCACCGGCACCGCCACCGAATCCGGCTACACGGAGGCCGAGTTCACCCTCGACGTCTCCCACCGGCTGCGGAATCTGCTGGAGGCCGAGGGGGCGAGGGTCGTCCTCACCCACGACGACGACCGCCCGTTCGGTCCGTGCGTGGACGAGCGGGCCCGGATCGGCAACGAGGCGTACGCCGACGCCGTCGTGTCGGTCCACGCGGACGGATCCGCGGCGGGCAACCGGGGTTTCCACGTGATCCTGCCCGCGACGGTGCGCGACGGCGGTGCGGACACCTCGAAGATCGTGTCCCCGTCGCGTGACCTCGGTGAACGGATCGCCGGGGGTTTCCGACGTACCACCGGAAGCGCGCCTTCCAATTACATCGGCGGCAATACCGGACTGGACACCCGTGACGATCTCGGCGGACTCAATCTGTCGACCGTGCCCAAAGTCTTCATCGAATGCGGCAATATGCGTGATCCCGAGGACGCCGCCCTGCTCATGAGCGCGGACTGGCGTCAACGGGCGGCCACCGGCGTCGCCGACGGTATCGGGCGCTACCTGAAACGGTGA
- a CDS encoding cytosine permease — MASAHRAAATAPEAKSIGSDDYSLSRVPRDKRFGFWSMLLQWLAQSGSISQFTLGATIGVGMTFGDAFLAFTLGAVILEIVIFAIGMAGMREGLATPMLTRWVGFGRNGSALVSFVIAVSLVGWFGVQNTIFGNSVSALVGGPSWMWCVFAGVAITALVIFGFRYMALFAKIVTPLFFGMVAWSVVSTLKNHSLGDLISSPPPGETIPLAVAATAIAGGYMTGAIVSPEMTRYNRKGSHVFVQSASSMILSEYIVGMTGVLLGHLVKSSDVSHIVLSTSGAFGVLVVLMSTAKINDWNLYGSSLGVVNFFQVVFGRRLHRGVVTVALGVAGTLLSAVGIMTHFTEFLSLLGVMIPPIGGIIVAEYWIVKRMRKPLDETRESQTLPATSPTWVPMSLAIWLAAFCVGKFYDGGIPALNSLITAFVLYCALGLAGWIKPYGTSTLDDEDGTPAPAAHATTTPAGAA; from the coding sequence ATGGCATCCGCCCACCGGGCCGCCGCCACGGCCCCCGAGGCCAAGAGCATCGGCAGCGACGACTACTCGCTCTCCCGCGTCCCGCGCGACAAGCGGTTCGGCTTCTGGTCGATGCTGCTCCAGTGGCTGGCCCAGTCCGGATCGATCTCCCAGTTCACACTGGGCGCCACCATCGGCGTCGGCATGACGTTCGGGGACGCCTTCCTCGCCTTCACGCTCGGCGCGGTGATCCTGGAGATCGTGATCTTCGCGATCGGTATGGCCGGGATGCGCGAGGGCCTGGCCACGCCGATGCTGACCCGCTGGGTGGGCTTCGGCCGCAACGGTTCGGCGCTGGTCAGCTTCGTCATCGCGGTCAGCCTGGTCGGCTGGTTCGGGGTCCAGAACACGATCTTCGGCAACAGCGTCTCGGCGCTCGTCGGCGGCCCGTCCTGGATGTGGTGCGTCTTCGCGGGCGTCGCCATCACCGCCCTGGTGATCTTCGGCTTCCGCTACATGGCCCTGTTCGCGAAGATCGTCACCCCGCTGTTCTTCGGGATGGTCGCCTGGTCCGTCGTCTCCACGCTCAAGAACCACTCGCTCGGTGACCTGATCAGCTCCCCGCCGCCTGGCGAAACGATTCCTCTCGCGGTCGCCGCCACCGCCATCGCGGGCGGTTACATGACGGGCGCGATCGTCTCCCCGGAGATGACCCGCTACAACCGGAAGGGCTCGCACGTCTTCGTGCAGAGCGCCTCCTCGATGATCCTCTCCGAGTACATCGTCGGTATGACCGGGGTGCTCCTCGGCCACCTGGTGAAGTCCAGCGACGTCTCGCACATCGTGCTCTCCACCTCGGGGGCCTTCGGTGTCCTCGTGGTCCTGATGTCCACCGCCAAGATCAACGACTGGAACCTGTACGGCTCCTCGCTCGGCGTCGTCAACTTCTTCCAGGTCGTCTTCGGCCGCCGGCTGCACCGCGGTGTGGTCACCGTGGCCCTCGGCGTCGCCGGCACCCTGCTCTCGGCGGTCGGCATCATGACCCACTTCACGGAGTTCCTCTCGCTGCTGGGCGTGATGATCCCGCCGATCGGCGGGATCATCGTCGCGGAGTACTGGATCGTGAAGCGGATGCGCAAGCCGCTGGACGAGACCCGGGAGTCCCAGACCCTGCCGGCGACCTCCCCGACCTGGGTGCCGATGTCCCTGGCCATCTGGCTGGCGGCCTTCTGCGTCGGCAAGTTCTACGACGGCGGCATCCCGGCCCTCAACTCGCTGATCACGGCCTTCGTGCTGTACTGCGCGCTCGGCCTGGCGGGCTGGATCAAGCCGTACGGCACCTCCACCCTGGACGACGAGGACGGCACCCCCGCCCCCGCCGCCCACGCGACCACCACCCCGGCAGGAGCAGCATGA
- a CDS encoding M20/M25/M40 family metallo-hydrolase gives MSTTPAPAQANTVPASAQAQDEVVGLCADLIRFDTSNPTSDEREAADWVVARLAEVGIDSELVESAPGRASVVARLAGTDPDRGALLVHGHLDVVPADAAEWQVPPFSGEIRDGYLWGRGAIDMKDTVAVMLATARHFARTGTRPARDVVLAFLADEEAGGKYGAHWLVEHRPGLFAGVTEAIGEGGGFSFAIDDTRRLYPIENAQRGMAWMELTATGRAGHGSSPNDENAVTDLAESLARIGRETFPIRLIEPVRALLQEAALLYGVEFDEDDIEGTLDRLGPVADFTQVVLRNSANPTMFDAGYQTNVIPGKATARVDGRFLPGHEQELIDTVDRLLLPSVSRRWVNHDIAMETAFEGPLVDAMCEAVRAEDPDGHPVPYCNPGGTDAKAFTHLGIRCFGFKGLKLPHDLDYGRLFHGVDERVPLEGLRFGVRVMTRLWQSC, from the coding sequence ATGAGCACCACCCCCGCCCCCGCGCAGGCGAACACCGTCCCCGCCTCCGCACAGGCACAGGACGAGGTCGTCGGCCTCTGCGCCGATCTGATCCGCTTCGACACCTCCAACCCGACCAGCGACGAACGCGAGGCCGCCGACTGGGTCGTGGCCCGCCTCGCCGAGGTCGGCATCGACTCCGAACTGGTCGAGTCCGCCCCCGGCCGGGCCAGCGTCGTCGCCCGTCTCGCCGGCACGGACCCGGACCGTGGGGCCCTGCTGGTCCACGGCCACCTCGACGTCGTCCCCGCCGACGCCGCCGAATGGCAGGTGCCGCCGTTCTCCGGCGAGATCCGCGACGGCTACCTCTGGGGGCGCGGCGCGATCGACATGAAGGACACGGTGGCGGTCATGCTGGCCACCGCCCGGCACTTCGCCCGCACCGGCACCAGGCCCGCCCGTGACGTCGTCCTCGCCTTCCTCGCCGACGAGGAGGCGGGCGGGAAGTACGGCGCCCACTGGCTGGTCGAGCACCGGCCCGGACTGTTCGCGGGCGTCACCGAGGCGATCGGTGAGGGCGGCGGCTTCTCCTTCGCGATCGACGACACCCGACGGCTCTACCCGATCGAGAACGCCCAGCGCGGTATGGCCTGGATGGAGCTGACCGCCACCGGCCGGGCGGGCCACGGCTCCTCCCCCAACGACGAGAACGCCGTCACCGACCTCGCCGAGTCCCTGGCCCGCATCGGCCGCGAGACCTTCCCGATCCGGCTCATCGAACCCGTCCGGGCCCTGCTCCAGGAGGCCGCCCTGCTGTACGGGGTGGAGTTCGACGAGGACGACATCGAGGGCACCCTGGACCGGCTGGGACCGGTCGCGGACTTCACCCAGGTGGTGCTGCGCAACTCCGCCAACCCCACCATGTTCGACGCCGGTTACCAGACCAACGTCATCCCCGGGAAGGCCACCGCCCGCGTCGACGGCCGCTTCCTGCCGGGCCACGAGCAGGAGCTGATCGACACCGTCGACCGGCTGCTGCTCCCCTCGGTCAGCCGGAGGTGGGTCAACCACGACATCGCCATGGAGACGGCGTTCGAAGGCCCGCTGGTGGACGCGATGTGCGAGGCGGTCCGCGCGGAGGACCCGGACGGCCACCCCGTCCCGTACTGCAACCCCGGCGGCACCGACGCCAAGGCCTTCACCCACCTGGGCATCCGCTGCTTCGGCTTCAAGGGGCTGAAGCTCCCGCACGACCTGGACTACGGCCGCCTCTTCCACGGCGTGGACGAGCGCGTCCCGCTGGAGGGCCTGCGCTTCGGCGTCCGCGTCATGACCCGGCTCTGGCAGAGCTGCTGA
- a CDS encoding class I SAM-dependent methyltransferase, with protein sequence MLTVDFTRFPLAAGDRVLDLGCGAGRHAFECYRRGAQVVALDRNGEEIREVAKWFAAMKEAEEAPPGATATAMEGDALNLPFPDASFDVVIISEVMEHIPDDKGVLAEMVRVLRPGGRIAVTVPRYGPEKVCWTLSDAYHEVEGGHIRIYKADELLGRMREAGLKPYGTHHAHALHSPYWWLKCAFGVDNDQALPVRAYHKLLVWDIMKKPLATRVAEQLLNPVVGKSFVAYATKPHLPKAEA encoded by the coding sequence GTGCTGACCGTCGACTTCACCCGCTTCCCGCTCGCCGCCGGCGACCGGGTGCTCGATCTGGGCTGCGGCGCCGGACGCCACGCCTTCGAGTGCTACCGGCGCGGCGCCCAGGTCGTGGCGCTCGACCGGAACGGCGAGGAGATCCGCGAGGTCGCGAAGTGGTTCGCCGCCATGAAGGAGGCCGAAGAGGCTCCCCCGGGCGCCACCGCCACCGCCATGGAGGGCGACGCGCTCAACCTCCCGTTCCCCGACGCCTCCTTCGACGTGGTGATCATCTCCGAGGTGATGGAGCACATCCCCGACGACAAGGGCGTCCTCGCCGAGATGGTCCGCGTGCTCAGGCCCGGCGGCCGGATCGCCGTCACCGTGCCCCGTTACGGCCCGGAGAAGGTCTGCTGGACGCTCTCCGACGCGTACCACGAGGTCGAGGGCGGGCACATCCGCATCTACAAGGCCGACGAACTGCTCGGCAGGATGCGGGAGGCCGGACTCAAGCCGTACGGCACCCACCACGCGCACGCCCTGCACAGCCCGTACTGGTGGCTCAAGTGCGCCTTCGGGGTCGACAACGACCAGGCGCTGCCGGTGCGGGCCTACCACAAGCTGCTGGTGTGGGACATCATGAAGAAGCCCCTGGCGACCCGGGTCGCCGAACAGCTCCTGAACCCGGTCGTCGGCAAGAGCTTCGTCGCCTACGCGACCAAGCCGCACCTCCCCAAGGCCGAGGCGTGA
- a CDS encoding DUF5336 domain-containing protein has translation MNIRSLTRGDGVVIGAAVVLFIASFLDVYACPRGINCSSYTMNAWDSLSLLMSVYLAGIIGAVLLIVSRSMPDRKVAGFDIAQFGAAFTVFSLWTAFWTTIGGSDAGAGLILGLLATIVLAGGAVAAPMIPALKAPLMGAPSPVQPVQPQFGYGYPSGGPQTYGNQPPAPYNAQQGHPDAQPTTPQAPQPDGGAPAGDFTPFWFAVPVARPLYGEDGAPTPIAELAPGTWYLAVEQRGSALIAQTQDGRRGVLQDTTGIQRG, from the coding sequence GTGAATATCCGCTCCCTCACTCGAGGCGACGGCGTGGTGATCGGAGCAGCGGTCGTGCTGTTCATCGCCTCTTTCCTCGACGTCTACGCCTGCCCCAGGGGCATCAACTGCTCCAGCTACACCATGAACGCCTGGGATTCGCTCTCGCTGCTGATGAGCGTCTACCTGGCCGGCATCATCGGCGCGGTGCTGCTGATCGTGAGCCGTTCGATGCCGGACCGTAAGGTCGCGGGCTTCGACATCGCCCAGTTCGGTGCCGCGTTCACCGTGTTCTCGCTCTGGACCGCGTTCTGGACGACCATCGGCGGCAGCGACGCCGGCGCCGGCCTGATCCTCGGGCTGCTGGCGACCATCGTGCTGGCCGGCGGCGCGGTGGCCGCACCGATGATTCCGGCGCTCAAGGCCCCGCTCATGGGCGCCCCGAGCCCGGTGCAGCCGGTACAGCCGCAGTTCGGCTACGGCTACCCCTCCGGAGGCCCGCAGACCTACGGCAACCAGCCGCCCGCGCCGTACAACGCGCAGCAGGGTCACCCGGACGCCCAGCCGACGACCCCGCAGGCCCCGCAGCCCGACGGCGGCGCCCCGGCCGGTGACTTCACACCGTTCTGGTTCGCCGTACCGGTGGCCCGCCCGCTGTACGGCGAGGACGGCGCCCCGACCCCGATCGCCGAACTCGCCCCGGGTACCTGGTACCTGGCGGTCGAGCAGCGTGGTTCGGCGCTCATCGCGCAGACCCAGGACGGCCGTCGTGGCGTCCTCCAGGACACCACGGGAATCCAGCGCGGCTGA
- a CDS encoding maleylpyruvate isomerase family mycothiol-dependent enzyme: MTLLSHTRYCDEIVSQTGLLGRIVEGADLTARVPSCPDWNLRDLAVHVGGAHRWVGEIVRRRSTEDLPQDQVPDTEGPEDDDPAALAAWLTAGAEATVRAVRAAGPDTEVWTWGWERRTAFWARRMAHETVVHRADAALATGTAYEVAPDLAADTVTEWLRIVAFVQSGGDPQAAGLRGGGRSLHLHATDVPGAEWLIEFGEDGFTWRQAHEKATVVLRGPLTSLMLAFNRRLKPDEGGLEVLGDRGLLDFWLERTSFG; encoded by the coding sequence ATGACCCTGCTCTCACATACCCGCTACTGCGACGAGATCGTTTCCCAGACCGGCCTGTTGGGACGGATCGTGGAAGGGGCGGACCTGACGGCGAGGGTGCCCTCGTGCCCCGACTGGAACCTGCGCGACCTCGCCGTCCACGTGGGCGGGGCGCACCGCTGGGTCGGCGAGATCGTCCGCCGTCGCAGTACCGAGGACCTCCCCCAGGACCAGGTGCCGGACACCGAGGGCCCCGAGGACGACGATCCGGCGGCTCTGGCGGCGTGGCTGACCGCAGGTGCCGAGGCCACGGTGCGTGCCGTGCGCGCCGCCGGTCCGGACACCGAGGTCTGGACGTGGGGCTGGGAACGCCGGACGGCTTTCTGGGCCCGCCGCATGGCACACGAGACCGTCGTCCACCGCGCGGACGCCGCCCTCGCCACCGGTACCGCCTACGAGGTGGCACCCGATCTCGCCGCCGACACCGTCACGGAGTGGCTTCGGATCGTGGCCTTCGTCCAGTCCGGGGGCGACCCGCAGGCGGCCGGACTCCGGGGCGGGGGACGGTCCTTGCACCTGCACGCCACCGACGTCCCGGGGGCGGAGTGGCTGATCGAGTTCGGCGAGGACGGGTTCACCTGGCGCCAGGCACACGAGAAGGCCACGGTCGTCCTGCGCGGCCCGCTGACCTCGCTCATGCTGGCCTTCAACCGCAGGCTGAAGCCCGACGAGGGGGGACTGGAAGTCCTGGGCGACCGGGGGCTGCTGGACTTCTGGCTGGAGCGGACCTCGTTCGGCTGA
- a CDS encoding IclR family transcriptional regulator produces MADHDLDRRTPAGALQTVDRALLVLLAFERTRPDWGVTEVAEEFGWDTSVAQRLLATLAGRGFLVSDPVTRRYRIGPAVLRLGRLWERSGSLELLAAPVLEELRRITGDTVLFCLPDSFHMRCVAAEEGESGPLRYYPLVGELYPAHAGATSKSFYACLPDDQRHRLFRGRPMARFTDRTVTDPDLLEQEFLKIRAQGYAWTVGEYDTGIATVAVPVFLGREPYGSLSLGGGEDRFRGAPEDRLDALRHAAQLLEQRLTRPPQRPKGRAGRPRTAI; encoded by the coding sequence ATGGCCGACCACGATCTCGACCGGCGTACCCCCGCCGGCGCCCTCCAGACGGTGGACCGCGCCCTGCTGGTGCTGCTCGCCTTCGAGCGGACCCGGCCCGACTGGGGCGTCACCGAGGTCGCCGAGGAGTTCGGCTGGGACACGTCGGTCGCCCAGCGCCTGCTGGCCACGCTCGCGGGCCGCGGGTTCCTGGTCTCCGACCCGGTCACCCGCCGCTACCGCATCGGCCCCGCCGTGCTGCGCCTCGGCCGGCTCTGGGAGCGCTCCGGCTCCCTGGAGCTGCTGGCCGCCCCGGTCCTGGAGGAACTGCGCCGCATCACCGGCGACACCGTCCTGTTCTGCCTCCCGGACAGCTTCCACATGCGGTGCGTGGCGGCGGAGGAGGGGGAGTCCGGTCCGCTGCGGTACTACCCGCTCGTCGGCGAGCTCTACCCGGCGCACGCCGGGGCCACCAGCAAGTCCTTCTACGCCTGTCTGCCCGACGACCAGCGCCACCGCCTCTTCCGGGGCCGCCCCATGGCCCGCTTCACCGACCGGACCGTCACCGACCCCGACCTGCTGGAGCAGGAGTTCCTGAAGATCCGCGCCCAGGGGTACGCGTGGACGGTCGGTGAGTACGACACCGGGATCGCGACCGTCGCCGTGCCGGTGTTCCTGGGGCGCGAGCCGTACGGCAGTCTGAGCCTGGGCGGGGGCGAGGACCGGTTCCGGGGGGCGCCCGAGGACCGGCTCGACGCCCTGCGCCACGCGGCCCAGCTGCTGGAACAGCGGCTCACCCGCCCGCCCCAGCGGCCGAAGGGCCGCGCGGGACGCCCCCGTACCGCCATCTGA
- a CDS encoding prenyltransferase/squalene oxidase repeat-containing protein, giving the protein MSAPERTEHLVLPGVLTAEEATETVAALLAVQRPDGALPWFRGHHLDPWDHTEAAMALDAAGEHGAAARAYDWLARHQNGDGSWYAAYHDGDHEQPTDRGRETNFCAYVAVGVWHHYLATGDDAFVDRMWPTVYAAVEFVLRLQQPGGQIGWKQEADGTPVTDALLTGCSSVYQALRCALALAERREEPQPDWELAAGALGHAIRHHPERFLDKSRYSMDWYYPVLGGAVTGPAATRRIEEGWDRFVVPGLGVRCVLPNPWVTGGESCELALALWVTGESDRALEILQSVQHLRAEGGLYWTGYVFEGERAFWPQELTSWTAGSLLLAVAALGGDEATTAVFSGERLPVGLDPDCLPCGPPRPVG; this is encoded by the coding sequence GTGAGCGCGCCCGAGCGGACCGAGCACCTCGTCCTGCCCGGGGTCCTCACCGCCGAAGAGGCCACCGAGACCGTCGCCGCGCTGCTGGCCGTGCAGCGCCCGGACGGCGCCCTGCCCTGGTTCCGCGGCCACCACCTCGACCCCTGGGACCACACCGAGGCGGCGATGGCCCTCGACGCCGCCGGTGAGCACGGGGCGGCCGCCCGTGCCTACGACTGGCTCGCCCGCCACCAGAACGGCGACGGCTCCTGGTACGCCGCCTACCACGACGGCGACCACGAACAGCCCACCGACCGGGGCCGCGAGACCAACTTCTGCGCCTATGTGGCCGTCGGCGTCTGGCACCACTACCTGGCCACCGGCGACGACGCGTTCGTCGACCGGATGTGGCCCACGGTCTACGCCGCCGTCGAGTTCGTGCTCCGGCTCCAGCAGCCCGGCGGCCAGATCGGCTGGAAGCAGGAGGCGGACGGCACCCCCGTCACCGACGCGCTGCTGACCGGCTGTTCCTCCGTGTACCAGGCGCTGCGCTGCGCCCTCGCGCTCGCCGAACGGCGCGAGGAGCCTCAGCCCGACTGGGAGCTCGCGGCCGGCGCCCTCGGCCACGCGATCCGCCACCACCCGGAGCGCTTCCTGGACAAGAGCCGCTACTCGATGGACTGGTACTACCCGGTCCTGGGAGGCGCGGTCACCGGCCCCGCCGCCACCCGGCGGATCGAGGAGGGCTGGGACCGCTTCGTGGTGCCCGGCCTCGGCGTGCGCTGCGTCCTGCCCAACCCCTGGGTGACCGGCGGCGAGAGCTGCGAACTGGCCCTGGCGCTCTGGGTGACGGGGGAGTCCGACCGGGCCCTGGAGATCCTCCAGTCCGTCCAGCACCTGCGCGCCGAGGGCGGCCTGTACTGGACGGGATACGTCTTCGAGGGCGAGCGGGCCTTCTGGCCGCAGGAGCTCACCAGCTGGACCGCGGGCTCACTGCTGCTGGCGGTGGCCGCGCTGGGCGGCGACGAGGCGACCACCGCGGTCTTCAGCGGCGAACGGCTGCCGGTCGGGCTGGACCCCGACTGCCTCCCGTGCGGGCCGCCCCGGCCGGTCGGCTGA
- a CDS encoding DUF1177 domain-containing protein, whose translation MLKYVLDIVELLDDPQVCGKTVVEYLDSVAGPEGSAAQVTTVTGDRGATDFVLVRIPGSRGRTSGGDARTLGVVGRLGGVGARPEVTGLVSDADGAAAALAAAAKLLDMRRRGDVLPGDVVLATHICPSAPTEPHDPVPFMGSPVDIATMNRHEVTGEMEAVLSIDTTKGNRIINHKGLALSPTVKEGWVLRVREQLGELLAVVTGEPLVTYPVTTQDITPYGNGAHHINSILQPSTATTAPVVGLAITSAAAVPGCQTGASHEGDIASAARYAVEAAKAFGAGTLDFHDAVEFDNLVNRYGSLAHLQTLGRTPQES comes from the coding sequence ATGCTGAAGTACGTACTGGACATCGTCGAGCTGCTGGACGATCCGCAGGTCTGCGGTAAGACGGTCGTCGAGTACCTCGACTCCGTCGCGGGACCCGAGGGCTCGGCGGCCCAGGTCACCACCGTCACCGGCGACCGGGGGGCGACCGACTTCGTGCTCGTCCGTATCCCCGGCTCCCGGGGCCGTACGTCCGGCGGCGACGCCCGGACGCTCGGCGTGGTCGGACGGCTCGGCGGGGTCGGCGCCCGTCCCGAGGTGACCGGCCTGGTGTCGGACGCAGACGGCGCGGCCGCGGCCCTGGCCGCCGCCGCCAAGCTGCTGGACATGCGCCGCAGGGGCGACGTACTGCCCGGAGACGTGGTCCTCGCCACCCACATCTGCCCGAGCGCCCCGACCGAGCCGCACGACCCGGTGCCCTTCATGGGCTCCCCCGTGGACATCGCCACCATGAACCGGCACGAGGTCACCGGCGAGATGGAGGCCGTGCTCTCCATCGACACCACCAAGGGCAACCGGATCATCAACCACAAGGGCCTGGCCCTGTCGCCCACCGTCAAGGAGGGCTGGGTGCTCCGGGTCCGCGAACAGCTCGGTGAACTGCTCGCGGTGGTGACGGGTGAGCCGTTGGTCACGTACCCCGTGACCACGCAGGACATCACGCCGTACGGTAACGGTGCACACCACATCAATTCGATTCTCCAGCCGTCCACCGCGACCACCGCTCCGGTCGTCGGTCTCGCGATCACCTCGGCCGCCGCGGTGCCCGGCTGCCAGACGGGCGCGAGCCACGAGGGCGACATCGCGTCCGCCGCCCGGTACGCCGTGGAGGCCGCCAAGGCCTTCGGCGCCGGAACCCTGGACTTCCACGACGCGGTGGAGTTCGACAACCTCGTCAACCGCTACGGGTCCCTGGCTCACCTCCAGACCCTCGGCCGCACACCTCAGGAGTCCTGA
- a CDS encoding class I SAM-dependent methyltransferase has product MAAASAARPEPEVLAAFEAAKGFMPVREGLALYAAATEAAAQGLPLLEVGTYCGRSTILLAAAARAAGVSALTVDHHRGSEEQQPGWEYHDPSVVDPELGLMDTLPTFRRTLHRAGLEEHVVALVGRSPQVAALWADPLGFVFIDGGHTDEHATGDYEGWAPKVADGGLLAVHDVFPDPADGGRAPYRIYRRALESGAFTEVSATDSLRVLRRTGTGI; this is encoded by the coding sequence GTGGCCGCCGCGTCCGCCGCCCGTCCCGAGCCCGAGGTCCTCGCCGCCTTCGAGGCCGCCAAGGGCTTCATGCCGGTGCGTGAAGGGCTCGCCCTGTACGCCGCCGCCACCGAGGCCGCCGCACAGGGGCTCCCGCTGCTGGAGGTCGGCACCTACTGCGGACGCTCCACGATCCTGCTGGCCGCCGCAGCCCGGGCGGCCGGGGTGAGCGCCCTCACCGTCGACCACCACCGGGGCAGCGAGGAGCAGCAGCCGGGGTGGGAGTACCACGACCCGTCCGTGGTGGATCCGGAGCTGGGGCTGATGGACACCCTGCCCACCTTCCGCCGGACCCTGCACCGGGCGGGTCTGGAGGAGCACGTGGTGGCACTCGTCGGACGGTCCCCGCAGGTGGCGGCTCTCTGGGCCGACCCGCTGGGCTTCGTCTTCATCGACGGCGGGCACACCGACGAGCACGCGACGGGTGACTACGAGGGCTGGGCCCCGAAGGTCGCCGACGGCGGTCTGCTCGCCGTCCACGACGTGTTCCCCGACCCGGCGGACGGCGGCCGGGCCCCGTACCGGATCTACCGGCGCGCCCTGGAGTCGGGGGCGTTCACAGAGGTCTCCGCGACGGACTCGCTGCGGGTGCTGCGGCGTACGGGGACGGGGATCTGA